The following proteins come from a genomic window of Papaver somniferum cultivar HN1 unplaced genomic scaffold, ASM357369v1 unplaced-scaffold_65, whole genome shotgun sequence:
- the LOC113343753 gene encoding chaperone protein dnaJ 16-like isoform X2 encodes MSTHSKKSGEKKDEVGKQQQRRDPYEVLGISRNSTDQEIKSAYRKMALKYHPDKNANDPKAADTFKEVTFSYNILSDPDKRRQYDSAGFEAVESESQELEVDLSSLGAVNTMFAALFSKLGVPIKTTVSATILEEALNGEVTVRPLELGQLFNKKVEKQCAHFYSVTITEWEAQAGLVCRVQSPDKSKFKLLYFEQEENGGLSLVLQEDSAKTGKVTSAGMYFLGFPVYRLEQTASSVGSAKDPDATFFRKLDGFQPCELTELKAGTHVFAVYGDNFFKSASYTIEVVCAAPFSEEKGQLRDVETQILSKRVELSKFEKEYREVLAQFTEMTSRYAQEMQSIDELLKQRNAIHASYTNGPALKRSSSSRKMRHSFKDSFKSAKEEEREEDEEEEKEEEEDEEDTPSREKKPSMTKDRIKKKKWYNINIKLDKRKPC; translated from the exons GGAAAGCAGCAACAAAGAAGAGATCCTTATGAAGTTCTTGGTATCTCTAGAAACTCTACAGATCAAGAAATTAAATCCGCTTACCGAAAAATGGCTCTCAA GTATCATCCAGACAAAAATGCTAATGATCCTAAAGCAGCCGATACTTTTAAGGAGGTTACGTTTTCCTATAACATTCTATCTGATCCAGACAAAAGGCGGCAGTatgattctgctggttttgaa GCCGTGGAATCAGAAAGTCAAGAATTGGAGGTCGATCTTTCAAGTTTAGGAGCTGTTAACACCATGTTTGCAGCACTTTTCAG TAAGCTTGGAGTTCCTATCAAGACTACTGTTTCTGCAACTATCCTTGAAGAGGCACTGAATGGTGAGGTTACAGTTCGTCCACTTGAGCTGGGGCAACTTTTCAACAAGAAG GTAGAAAAACAATGTGCACACTTCTATTCTGTAACGATTACAGAATGGGAAGCACAAGCTGGGTTAGTTTGTAGAGTGCAATCACCAGATAAAAGCAAATTCAAG CTGTTGTACTTTGAGCAGGAAGAGAATGGTGGATTGAGCCTTGTACTTCAG GAGGACAGTGCGAAAACAGGAAAAGTTACATCTGCAGGGATGTATTTTCTTGGCTTCCCTGTGTACAGATTAGAACAAACTGCGAGCTCC GTGGGATCTGCAAAAGATCCTGACGCCACCTTTTTCAGAAAATTGGATGGATTTCAGCCATGTGAATTAACTGAGCTAAAAGCAGGCACCCATGTATTTGCTGTTTACG GCGACAACTTTTTCAAAAGTGCTAGCTATACAATAGAAGTTGTTTGTGCTGCACCATTTTCAGAAGAAAAAGGACAACTTAGGGATGTGGAAACTCAAATCTTAAGTAAGAGGGTGGAACTCTCAAAGTTTGAGAAAGAGTACCGAGAG GTCTTGGCTCAATTCACCGAGATGACAAGTAGATATGCACAAGAAATGCAGTCT ATAGATGAGCTTCTCAAGCAAAGGAATGCAATTCATGCTTCATATACAAATGGTCCAGCCCTAAAACGGAGCTCAAGTAGTAGAAAGATGAGGCATTCCTTCAAGGATTCCTTCAAGAGTGCAAAAGAGGAGGAAAGAGAAGAGGacgaggaagaagagaaagaagaagaggaagacgaagaagacaCTCCATCTAGAGAGAAGAAACCTAGCATGACAAAGGATAGGATTAAGAAAAAGAAATGGTATAATATCAACATCAAGCTGGATAAGAGGAAACCTTGCTAA
- the LOC113343753 gene encoding chaperone protein dnaJ 16-like isoform X1 has protein sequence MSTHSKKSGEKKDEVGKQQQRRDPYEVLGISRNSTDQEIKSAYRKMALKYHPDKNANDPKAADTFKEVTFSYNILSDPDKRRQYDSAGFEAVESESQELEVDLSSLGAVNTMFAALFSKLGVPIKTTVSATILEEALNGEVTVRPLELGQLFNKKVEKQCAHFYSVTITEWEAQAGLVCRVQSPDKSKFKVCAKCRSCLVGELLVRCSRIFLSSCCSLVFRPASLYFDFFTVYAVIIPLTGFMQLLYFEQEENGGLSLVLQEDSAKTGKVTSAGMYFLGFPVYRLEQTASSVGSAKDPDATFFRKLDGFQPCELTELKAGTHVFAVYGDNFFKSASYTIEVVCAAPFSEEKGQLRDVETQILSKRVELSKFEKEYREVLAQFTEMTSRYAQEMQSIDELLKQRNAIHASYTNGPALKRSSSSRKMRHSFKDSFKSAKEEEREEDEEEEKEEEEDEEDTPSREKKPSMTKDRIKKKKWYNINIKLDKRKPC, from the exons GGAAAGCAGCAACAAAGAAGAGATCCTTATGAAGTTCTTGGTATCTCTAGAAACTCTACAGATCAAGAAATTAAATCCGCTTACCGAAAAATGGCTCTCAA GTATCATCCAGACAAAAATGCTAATGATCCTAAAGCAGCCGATACTTTTAAGGAGGTTACGTTTTCCTATAACATTCTATCTGATCCAGACAAAAGGCGGCAGTatgattctgctggttttgaa GCCGTGGAATCAGAAAGTCAAGAATTGGAGGTCGATCTTTCAAGTTTAGGAGCTGTTAACACCATGTTTGCAGCACTTTTCAG TAAGCTTGGAGTTCCTATCAAGACTACTGTTTCTGCAACTATCCTTGAAGAGGCACTGAATGGTGAGGTTACAGTTCGTCCACTTGAGCTGGGGCAACTTTTCAACAAGAAG GTAGAAAAACAATGTGCACACTTCTATTCTGTAACGATTACAGAATGGGAAGCACAAGCTGGGTTAGTTTGTAGAGTGCAATCACCAGATAAAAGCAAATTCAAGGTTTGTGCTAAGTGTAGATCTTGTCTTGTTGGAGAACTTCTTGTAAGGTGCTCCAGAATTTTTTTGTCTTCCTGCTGCAGTTTGGTTTTCAGGCCAGCTAGCTTGTATTTTGATTTCTTTACAGTATATGCTGTAATAATCCCTTTGACTGGTTTTATGCAGCTGTTGTACTTTGAGCAGGAAGAGAATGGTGGATTGAGCCTTGTACTTCAG GAGGACAGTGCGAAAACAGGAAAAGTTACATCTGCAGGGATGTATTTTCTTGGCTTCCCTGTGTACAGATTAGAACAAACTGCGAGCTCC GTGGGATCTGCAAAAGATCCTGACGCCACCTTTTTCAGAAAATTGGATGGATTTCAGCCATGTGAATTAACTGAGCTAAAAGCAGGCACCCATGTATTTGCTGTTTACG GCGACAACTTTTTCAAAAGTGCTAGCTATACAATAGAAGTTGTTTGTGCTGCACCATTTTCAGAAGAAAAAGGACAACTTAGGGATGTGGAAACTCAAATCTTAAGTAAGAGGGTGGAACTCTCAAAGTTTGAGAAAGAGTACCGAGAG GTCTTGGCTCAATTCACCGAGATGACAAGTAGATATGCACAAGAAATGCAGTCT ATAGATGAGCTTCTCAAGCAAAGGAATGCAATTCATGCTTCATATACAAATGGTCCAGCCCTAAAACGGAGCTCAAGTAGTAGAAAGATGAGGCATTCCTTCAAGGATTCCTTCAAGAGTGCAAAAGAGGAGGAAAGAGAAGAGGacgaggaagaagagaaagaagaagaggaagacgaagaagacaCTCCATCTAGAGAGAAGAAACCTAGCATGACAAAGGATAGGATTAAGAAAAAGAAATGGTATAATATCAACATCAAGCTGGATAAGAGGAAACCTTGCTAA